The region CCAGTCCTACATCCCAACCCACACCCCCTTCACCCTAACCAACATAAAAACCATCCCCGGCCAAGGCATCACCGCCACCTACAACAACCAACAAATCACCATAGGCAACGAAGCTCTGAGCCACCAAAACCGGGTGCCCCAGGTCCGGACTCTCGGACCTGGGTTTCCACAGCCCTCAACCCCAACCACCAAACTTCACCTCACCATCAATAACCAACTTCAACTAACCCTCGAAGCCACCGACACCCTCCGAGAATCAGCCCCCCAAGCCCTCACCCAACTAAGCACCCTTGGCATCACCCCCCACATCCTCACAGGCGACAACGCCGCCACAGCCGCCGCCATAGCCAACCTCTTAAACATCCCCGCAGCCCAAATCCACGCCCACCTACTACCCGCAGACAAACTAACCATCATCCAGCAACTCCAGCAACAAGCCCCCACCGCCATGGCCGGCGACGGCATCAACGACGCCGCAGCCCTCGCCCAGGCCGACACCGGCATAGCCATCAGCGGCCAGAACGTCGGCACCGACCTCACCCGCGAAGCCGCCGACCTCGTCTTATTGCGTCCAGACCTGACGTTGATCCCAACCAGCATCCGCCTCGCCCGCCGCACCACCCGAACCATGCGCCAGAACCTGGGCTGGGCCGTCGCCTACAACCTCCTCGGCCTCCCCATAGCCGCCGGCGCGCTCTATCCTCACTTCCACATCCTCCTCAGCCCCGCCCTCGCCTCCGCCGCCATGGCTCTCTCCAGCATCTCCGTCCTCTTCAACTCCCTACGCCTCCGCCGCTTCGAATAAAGCTGACAGCTGGAAGAAATAAGCATCCTCGTCCTCGCCACGAACCCATCCAACCAACCTCGCCTGTAACAAGTCCTACAATCACCAGAGATGCTTTTAGCAGAAAAATCCGCCCTCCTCTACCAGACCTTGCAAGACCTGGGGTCCGTCCTCATCGCCTACTCCGGCGGCACAGACTCCGCCTACCTCGCCTACGCAGCCCACCAAACGCTCGGCGATAAAATGCTAGCCGTCATAGCCGACTCCCCATCCCTCCCCCGAGCAGAACTAGCCCAGGCCCTGGCCTTCACTGCCACCCACAACATCCCCACCCACATCCTCCAGACCGACGAACTGGAAAAGCCCGACTACATCCGCAACGACGCCCGCCGCTGCTTCCACTGCAAGGACACCCTCTTCGCCGCCATGGAGTCCTACCGCGCCACCTACGCCTTCGCCCACCTGGCCTACGGCATGAACCTCGACGACCAGGGCGACTTCCGCCCCGGCCAGCAAGCCGCAACTCTCCATAACGCAGTAGCCCCCCTGGTCACCGCGCACCTAACCAAAAAAGAAATCCGCCTCTTAGCCCAGCAAGCCAACCTCACCCTCTGGGACAAGCCCGCCAGCGCCTGCCTCTCCAGCCGCATCGAGTACGGCCGCCCCGTAACCCGCGAGAACTTAAGCCAGGT is a window of Granulicella tundricola MP5ACTX9 DNA encoding:
- the larE gene encoding ATP-dependent sacrificial sulfur transferase LarE, which translates into the protein MLLAEKSALLYQTLQDLGSVLIAYSGGTDSAYLAYAAHQTLGDKMLAVIADSPSLPRAELAQALAFTATHNIPTHILQTDELEKPDYIRNDARRCFHCKDTLFAAMESYRATYAFAHLAYGMNLDDQGDFRPGQQAATLHNAVAPLVTAHLTKKEIRLLAQQANLTLWDKPASACLSSRIEYGRPVTRENLSQVEQAEAALHTLGFPQVRVRHHGDLARIEIAREDLPRALSLAVLDQITAALKPLGFLYIALDTQGYRTGSMNAALIPYITPAERIAK